A region from the Hippopotamus amphibius kiboko isolate mHipAmp2 chromosome 15, mHipAmp2.hap2, whole genome shotgun sequence genome encodes:
- the LOC130837106 gene encoding olfactory receptor 7G2-like, giving the protein MEPRNQTDVSEFLLLGLTDDPELQPFLFCLFLAMYLITVLGNLLIILAVSWNSHLHAPMYFLLSNLSFTDICISTTTIPKMLVNIQAQIQHITYTGCLTQIGFMIGFGGFEDFLLAAMAFDRYVAICHPLRYTVIMNPRLCVLLILLSLFISTVVSLLLSLMVLRLSFCQDLEIPHFFCELAQVIKLACSDTLINNILIYSVIGLFGGIPLLGIIFSYTQIVSSVLRMPSAGAKLKAFSTCGSHLSVVCLFYGTVFGVYVSSAVTDSPRKIAVASVMYIVLPQMMNPFIYSLRNKDMKKALRKLISRISSSL; this is encoded by the coding sequence ATGGAACCCAGAAATCAAACAGATGTTTCAGAATTCCTTCTCCTAGGATTGACAGATGATCCAGAACTGCAGCCCTTCTTATTCTGCCTGTTCCTGGCTATGTACCTGATCACTGTCCTaggaaacctgctcatcatcctggctgttAGCTGGAACTCCCACCTCCATGCCCCAATGTACTTCTtgctctccaacctgtcctttaCTGACATCTGTATAAGCACaaccaccatcccaaagatgctggtAAACATCCAAGCACAAATACAGCACATCACTTACACAGGTTGCCTAACTCAGATTGGCTTCATGATAGGTTTTGGTGGTtttgaagattttctccttgcAGCAATGGCCTTTGATCGCTATGTGGCCATTTGTCACCCCTTGAGGTACACGGTTATCATGAACCCCCGACTCTGTGTTCTGCTGATTCTACTCTCACTTTTCATCAGCACTGTGGTTTCCCTGCTCCTTAGTCTGATGGTGTTGAGATTGTCCTTCTGCCAAGACCTGGAAATCCCTCACTTCTTCTGTGAACTTGCTCAGGTCATCAAGCTGGCCTGTTCTGATACCCTCATCAATAACATTCTGATATATTCTGTAATTGGCCTGTTTGGTGGTATTCCCCTCCTTGGGATCATTTTCTCTTATACTCAAATTGTCTCCTCTGTTTTAAGAATGCCATCAGCAGGGGCAAAGCTTAAAGCTTTTTCCACCTGTGGGTCTCACCTCTCAGTTGTGTGCTTATTCTATGGGACAGTTTTTGGAGTGTACGTTAGTTCAGCAGTGACTGACTCTCCCAGGAAGATTGCAGTGGCTTCAGTTATGTACATTGTGCTTCCTCAAATGATGAACCCTTTTATCTATAGCTTGAGAAACAAGGACATGAAGAAAGCCTTGAGGAAACTTATTAGTAGGATATCTTCTTCCCTGTGA